A section of the Halopiger aswanensis genome encodes:
- a CDS encoding universal stress protein, which yields MYEKILVPTDGSETSKAAIDHAIDLAEKYEAGLHALYVVDTDSMSLTLGGEQLDRIEQGRFGEMDEVRERAERATGYVADRAAERGLDTVEHISAGRPHSQIADYVDDNGIDLVVMGSHGRTGVRRALLGSVTERTLRSVRVPVLVIDED from the coding sequence ATGTACGAGAAAATACTCGTTCCGACTGACGGCAGTGAGACGTCCAAGGCGGCGATCGATCACGCGATCGACCTCGCCGAGAAATACGAAGCCGGGCTCCACGCCCTGTACGTGGTCGATACCGATTCGATGAGCCTCACCCTCGGCGGTGAACAGCTCGATCGCATCGAGCAGGGACGCTTCGGCGAGATGGACGAGGTCCGCGAGCGCGCCGAGCGAGCCACCGGCTACGTAGCTGATCGTGCGGCCGAACGGGGACTCGATACCGTCGAGCACATCTCGGCGGGACGGCCCCACTCCCAGATTGCCGACTACGTCGACGACAACGGGATCGACCTCGTCGTCATGGGATCGCACGGGCGCACCGGCGTCCGCCGGGCGTTGCTCGGTAGCGTTACCGAGCGTACGCTCCGGTCGGTCCGCGTGCCGGTCCTGGTCATCGACGAGGACTGA
- a CDS encoding DUF7405 family protein, whose translation MKDDDPTPSRSRRAFVRSAVAAGASAALVGCLEDGTTLKAPDGVEAPSSLPDRQHAWDDALPEDRDGNVSPPEHHVFLSLSLSAEPDETARETVRTALREVERAIEWGPDGVLFTLGYTPAYFDRFDAPLDDAVDLPEPEPILALTAESDVTVDTNDALLHLASDDGAAVLAVEQALFGERERLNGRSLSTSLEDVFDRTARRTGFVGPGLPADRQDGLEGIPDGEPVPEEAPFFMGFRSGFRESQATEDRVTIREGPFAGGSTQHFETLELDLEVWYDESDHEQRVARLFSPAHAEREAVGEVGERLGTETGVASVAADIHDHARDDGVVGHAQKLARARDDGTPTLLRRDVNTTDDDVCGVHFVSLQREMSEFTRVREAMLGEEFGQYGLGPRQGNGILRYLRVRRWGSYLVPPRPRRALPRPAPDGERRKADGAPEEKDGSDDG comes from the coding sequence ATGAAAGACGACGATCCGACACCGAGCCGATCGCGGCGGGCGTTCGTCCGCTCGGCGGTCGCGGCCGGCGCGAGCGCCGCACTCGTCGGCTGTCTCGAGGACGGGACGACACTGAAAGCCCCCGACGGCGTCGAGGCGCCCTCGTCGCTCCCCGACCGGCAACACGCCTGGGACGACGCGCTACCGGAAGATCGGGACGGGAACGTCAGCCCGCCCGAACATCACGTTTTCCTCAGCCTATCGCTCTCGGCGGAGCCGGACGAGACCGCCCGCGAAACCGTTCGAACGGCGCTGCGCGAGGTCGAACGGGCGATCGAGTGGGGTCCCGACGGTGTCCTCTTCACGCTCGGGTACACCCCTGCGTACTTCGATCGGTTCGACGCACCCCTCGACGACGCCGTCGACCTTCCGGAGCCGGAGCCGATCCTCGCGCTCACCGCCGAGAGCGACGTGACGGTCGACACGAACGACGCGCTCTTGCACCTCGCGAGCGACGACGGGGCGGCGGTACTCGCCGTCGAGCAGGCCCTGTTCGGCGAGCGCGAGCGCCTCAACGGCCGCTCGCTGTCGACGTCGCTCGAGGACGTCTTCGACCGGACGGCTCGACGAACGGGCTTCGTCGGGCCCGGGCTGCCGGCCGATCGACAGGACGGACTAGAGGGCATTCCCGACGGTGAGCCGGTGCCCGAGGAGGCGCCCTTCTTCATGGGGTTTCGATCCGGCTTTCGCGAAAGCCAGGCGACCGAGGACCGGGTCACGATCCGGGAGGGACCGTTCGCCGGCGGCTCGACGCAGCACTTCGAAACCCTCGAGCTCGATCTCGAGGTGTGGTACGACGAGAGCGATCACGAGCAACGCGTCGCGCGACTGTTCAGCCCCGCACACGCCGAGCGGGAGGCGGTCGGCGAGGTCGGCGAACGGCTCGGGACCGAAACCGGCGTCGCGTCGGTCGCCGCCGACATCCACGACCACGCTCGCGACGACGGCGTCGTCGGCCACGCACAGAAGCTCGCTCGAGCCCGGGACGACGGGACGCCGACGCTGCTCCGGCGGGACGTGAACACGACCGACGACGACGTCTGCGGCGTCCACTTCGTCTCCCTGCAACGGGAAATGTCGGAGTTTACCCGCGTCCGGGAGGCGATGCTCGGCGAGGAGTTCGGCCAGTACGGGCTCGGTCCGCGCCAGGGCAACGGCATTCTCCGGTACCTCCGGGTTCGACGCTGGGGGAGCTACCTCGTTCCGCCGCGGCCTCGCCGAGCGCTCCCGCGACCTGCACCGGACGGCGAGCGCCGCAAGGCGGACGGCGCTCCGGAAGAAAAAGACGGCTCCGACGACGGCTAA
- a CDS encoding tRNA (cytidine(56)-2'-O)-methyltransferase, translating to MHDEPDVAVLRLGHRPGRDDRMTTHVGLTARALGADRVWFPDNAGQSLETVADITDRFGGPFEAELTDSPKALIRNWEGRVVHLTMYGERVQDVEDEIRAAHSSGGEGEADDGDESKGADEDTGGGEPLLIVVGSEKVPFDVYEEADWNVGVTNQPHSEVAGLAVFLDRLFEGRELEQEWEGADRTVIPMETGKRVESAEAEDASE from the coding sequence ATGCACGACGAACCCGACGTCGCCGTCCTCCGGCTCGGCCACCGGCCCGGGCGCGACGACAGGATGACGACCCACGTCGGCCTCACGGCCCGCGCGCTGGGGGCCGATCGGGTCTGGTTCCCCGACAACGCCGGCCAGTCGCTCGAGACCGTCGCGGACATCACCGACCGCTTCGGCGGCCCCTTCGAGGCCGAACTGACTGACTCGCCGAAGGCGCTCATCCGCAACTGGGAGGGACGAGTCGTTCACCTCACGATGTACGGCGAGCGCGTGCAGGACGTCGAAGACGAGATTCGAGCGGCCCACTCGAGCGGTGGGGAGGGCGAGGCCGACGATGGGGACGAGAGCAAGGGAGCGGACGAGGACACCGGCGGGGGCGAGCCGCTGCTAATCGTCGTCGGGTCCGAAAAAGTTCCATTCGACGTCTACGAGGAGGCCGACTGGAACGTCGGCGTCACGAACCAGCCCCACTCCGAAGTGGCCGGCCTCGCCGTCTTCCTCGACCGGCTGTTCGAGGGCCGCGAACTCGAACAGGAGTGGGAAGGCGCCGACCGCACGGTGATCCCGATGGAGACGGGCAAGCGCGTCGAGTCGGCGGAAGCGGAAGACGCGTCCGAATAG
- a CDS encoding cupin domain-containing protein, giving the protein MEKINERDLEWKTYDREETTFRRKELSSAVDADELGCSCYELPPGMRSWPYHYHTANEEALYVLAGDGQLRTEDGPVSLTAGDYVTLPADESGGHRVVNDGAEPLRYLAISTMNEPDVTVYPELNKLGVFVGSPPGGRDERSLEGYYEMDDDVPYWDA; this is encoded by the coding sequence ATGGAGAAAATCAACGAACGCGACCTCGAGTGGAAAACGTACGACCGCGAGGAGACGACGTTCCGCCGGAAGGAACTCTCGAGCGCCGTCGACGCCGACGAGTTGGGCTGCAGTTGCTACGAACTGCCGCCGGGCATGCGCTCGTGGCCCTACCACTACCACACCGCCAATGAGGAGGCGCTGTACGTATTGGCCGGCGACGGCCAGTTACGAACCGAGGACGGTCCCGTTTCGCTGACGGCGGGCGACTACGTGACCCTCCCCGCCGACGAAAGCGGCGGCCACCGCGTCGTCAACGACGGCGCGGAACCGCTGCGCTACCTGGCGATTTCGACGATGAACGAACCCGACGTGACCGTCTACCCGGAGCTGAACAAGCTCGGCGTCTTCGTCGGTTCGCCGCCCGGCGGCCGGGACGAGCGATCGCTCGAGGGCTACTACGAGATGGACGACGACGTGCCCTACTGGGACGCGTAG
- a CDS encoding VC_2705 family sodium/solute symporter: MTGIPPVPLQESLLPESLDISFKLLPAILVVSMLGLFLAIGFVFRVADTENMWVAGRSIGNVENGMAIGANWMSAASYLGMAASIALAGFYGLVYVVGWTTGYFILLIFMAAQLRRFGKYTAPDFVGDRFNSDGARAIAAITTFLIGFVYAIGQAKGMALVGLYIFGDYGGLIPGLDGYQVMVVAMMIITVGYLTLSGMLGATKNQAVQYTILIIAFVAGLYAVGWTQGYSTVLPQLEYGMLIDSLGSEFSEPFATSSYYLWVATTFSLIVGTCGLPHVLVRFYTVESERTARWSTVWGLFFICILYWSAPAFAAFGTSLYSENVRATYGDPGMASAASEVIVVLAAQLAELPQWFVGLVAAGGIAAAIATIAGLFIAGSSAISHDIYTNIINEDATQRQQILVGRLSIVALGALTTLAALDPASSIAALVGYAFALAGSVLFPMFFLGMWWENANREGALAGMTTGLVMWSIPMINEIVPTYMSSLEAPLSAGLAQWMPAIGSALITLPVVFIVTIAVSLVTDEPDMETKRVVRQCHSPEPMRQQQTAEDVVTDGGETPADD; this comes from the coding sequence ATGACGGGAATTCCGCCCGTTCCACTCCAGGAGAGTCTCCTGCCGGAGTCGCTCGACATCTCGTTCAAGCTGCTCCCGGCCATCCTGGTCGTCTCGATGCTGGGACTGTTCCTCGCGATCGGGTTCGTTTTCCGCGTGGCCGACACCGAAAACATGTGGGTCGCCGGCCGCTCGATCGGGAACGTCGAGAACGGGATGGCGATCGGCGCCAACTGGATGTCCGCGGCGTCGTACCTCGGCATGGCAGCCTCCATCGCACTGGCCGGTTTCTACGGGCTGGTGTACGTCGTCGGCTGGACGACGGGGTACTTCATCCTGCTGATCTTCATGGCCGCGCAACTGCGCCGGTTCGGGAAGTACACCGCGCCGGACTTCGTCGGCGACCGCTTCAACTCCGACGGCGCGCGCGCCATCGCGGCGATCACGACCTTCCTCATCGGCTTCGTCTACGCCATCGGGCAGGCGAAGGGGATGGCGCTGGTCGGCCTGTACATCTTCGGCGACTACGGCGGCCTCATTCCCGGCCTCGACGGCTATCAGGTGATGGTCGTCGCCATGATGATCATCACCGTCGGCTACCTGACGCTGTCGGGCATGCTGGGCGCCACGAAGAACCAGGCGGTCCAGTACACGATCCTCATCATCGCGTTCGTCGCCGGGCTGTACGCCGTCGGCTGGACGCAGGGCTACTCGACGGTCCTGCCCCAACTCGAGTACGGCATGTTGATCGACAGTCTCGGAAGCGAGTTCAGCGAACCGTTCGCGACCTCGAGTTACTACCTGTGGGTCGCGACGACGTTCTCGCTGATCGTCGGGACCTGCGGACTGCCCCACGTGCTGGTGCGGTTCTACACGGTCGAGAGCGAACGAACGGCCCGCTGGTCGACGGTCTGGGGGCTGTTCTTCATCTGCATCCTGTACTGGAGCGCGCCGGCGTTCGCGGCGTTCGGGACGAGCCTCTACTCGGAGAACGTCCGCGCGACGTACGGCGATCCCGGTATGGCCAGTGCAGCCAGTGAGGTCATCGTCGTGCTGGCGGCCCAGCTGGCGGAACTGCCCCAGTGGTTCGTCGGCCTCGTCGCCGCCGGCGGTATCGCGGCGGCGATCGCGACGATCGCCGGATTGTTCATCGCCGGCTCCTCGGCGATCAGCCACGACATCTACACGAACATCATCAACGAGGACGCGACGCAGCGCCAGCAGATCCTCGTCGGCCGCCTCTCGATCGTCGCGCTGGGCGCGCTGACCACGCTGGCCGCACTCGACCCCGCGTCGTCGATCGCCGCGCTCGTCGGCTACGCGTTCGCGCTGGCCGGCTCCGTGCTGTTCCCGATGTTCTTCCTCGGCATGTGGTGGGAGAACGCCAACCGCGAAGGTGCGCTGGCCGGCATGACCACCGGGCTGGTCATGTGGTCCATCCCGATGATCAACGAGATCGTCCCGACGTACATGTCCTCGCTCGAGGCGCCGCTGTCGGCGGGACTGGCCCAGTGGATGCCGGCTATCGGATCGGCGCTGATCACGCTGCCGGTCGTCTTCATCGTCACCATCGCGGTCTCGCTGGTGACCGACGAGCCGGACATGGAGACCAAGCGGGTCGTCCGCCAGTGTCACAGCCCCGAGCCGATGCGACAGCAACAGACCGCCGAAGACGTCGTGACCGACGGGGGCGAGACCCCCGCGGACGACTGA
- a CDS encoding DUF4212 domain-containing protein, with product MPDNNSRNSTGDKDGRSEGSRNLETDGGVAGQHGQAHRNTDYLSQEVNLLKPSTPFMRDHLRIVWTGFAIWVLAVWGPVTLTYLATDAMTTQMPVLGFPLHYFLVAFGAPTSALILSFWYSRKRDALDEKYGIDHATVETTERGGGATAADGGADE from the coding sequence ATGCCAGATAATAACTCACGCAACTCGACGGGAGATAAAGACGGCCGTTCGGAGGGGTCTCGCAACCTCGAGACGGACGGCGGGGTGGCCGGACAGCACGGCCAGGCCCATCGAAACACCGACTACCTCAGTCAGGAGGTCAACCTGCTCAAGCCGAGCACGCCGTTCATGCGCGATCATCTGCGCATCGTTTGGACCGGCTTCGCCATCTGGGTGCTCGCCGTCTGGGGCCCGGTAACGCTGACGTACCTGGCCACGGACGCGATGACGACCCAGATGCCGGTGCTCGGTTTCCCGCTGCATTACTTCCTGGTCGCGTTCGGCGCGCCGACGAGCGCGCTGATCCTGTCGTTCTGGTACTCGCGCAAGCGGGACGCGTTAGACGAGAAGTACGGCATCGACCACGCGACCGTCGAGACGACCGAGCGCGGCGGCGGTGCGACGGCCGCTGACGGAGGTGCCGACGAATGA
- a CDS encoding bacterio-opsin activator domain-containing protein: MSQLGADSPVLSRRQYEALLDAAETYREALVVRLCGDVGLRPAELAELTVDDVEQVRIDPPRYLVRVPAIDDRDRRVAYLPTHVERELRRYAKSNGLSTDDRIFSVTPRRLQMLVSEVADRASDLVDDPALEDVSSSDLRRYFARRALVDHDVNPRAVKAAGGWRSFEALEPYLAEPTEAELVDAFETVERPSGPRDGRSEDGTGPVIGDDSVIRLLLAASDRYALVRLDEDGYVERWNRSAAAMFGYRAGEIVGTHVSTFYPDEAVEDGVPERVLSAALEESGYEDGGWRVHKDGTRFRATEVITPLRDDRGRHRGFAVFFRDISAYHEELESVRGERDALERRAAIARRHRDLTRALLDATDHETVETTTCETLVDGPAYAFAWIDRPTVGDRPPAGQDRPRKWRVSSGIDPADVDRLHPDEGSQRPATGEQPAVDPPMEPATLDPNAPESAEGAAGEPSQVAGDDGAAATVTVDTDVRADIDGTAFDGAIARVPLAYGDTVYGTLAVATERPDAFDDEERAWLETIGRLVGYVITAVRRRNLLLSDRVVEIEIACRDDRSFFVDASKQLGCRFELDSLVPVSESTHLYYLDLEGASPAAVFELAEADPGIADWRLVETRPNGGRLEFVVEGSAPTLTLTEYGVTVREAVVEDGTATITGECAADADLRTILDGLRATYPDSELVGKREAERTVQTARQFREGLEDRLTDRQEATLRAAYFGGYYDWPRESTAEEIADAMGVSSPTLHNHLRKAQHELLRTFFDDPSEGQRREGDEASAEAGAE; the protein is encoded by the coding sequence ATGAGTCAGTTGGGGGCCGACTCGCCGGTGCTCTCCCGGCGGCAGTACGAGGCGCTGCTCGACGCCGCGGAGACGTATCGGGAGGCGCTCGTCGTTCGCCTCTGTGGCGACGTCGGTCTCCGTCCCGCGGAGTTAGCGGAGCTTACGGTCGACGACGTCGAGCAGGTGCGGATCGACCCGCCGCGGTATCTCGTGCGCGTGCCCGCGATCGACGACCGCGACCGCCGAGTCGCCTACCTGCCGACCCACGTCGAGCGGGAGCTTCGGCGGTACGCAAAGAGTAACGGGCTCTCGACCGACGACCGGATCTTCTCGGTCACGCCGCGGCGACTCCAGATGCTCGTCTCGGAGGTCGCCGATCGAGCGAGCGATCTGGTCGACGATCCCGCGCTCGAGGACGTCTCCTCGAGCGACCTCCGCCGGTATTTCGCCCGACGGGCGCTGGTCGATCACGACGTCAACCCCCGTGCCGTCAAGGCCGCCGGCGGCTGGCGGAGTTTCGAGGCCCTCGAGCCCTATCTCGCCGAGCCGACGGAGGCGGAGCTCGTCGACGCCTTCGAGACCGTCGAACGGCCGTCGGGACCGCGCGACGGGCGTTCCGAGGACGGCACCGGTCCCGTGATCGGCGACGACAGCGTCATTCGGCTGCTACTGGCCGCCAGCGACCGGTACGCTCTCGTTCGGCTGGACGAGGACGGCTACGTCGAGCGCTGGAACCGCAGCGCCGCCGCGATGTTCGGTTACCGAGCCGGCGAGATCGTCGGCACCCACGTCTCGACGTTCTACCCGGACGAGGCCGTCGAGGACGGCGTTCCCGAGCGGGTGCTATCGGCCGCTCTCGAGGAATCGGGCTACGAGGACGGCGGCTGGCGGGTCCACAAGGACGGCACCCGGTTCCGCGCGACCGAGGTGATTACGCCGCTGCGGGACGACCGCGGCCGCCACCGCGGGTTCGCCGTCTTCTTCCGCGACATTTCGGCCTATCACGAGGAACTCGAGTCGGTCCGGGGCGAGCGAGACGCCCTCGAGCGCCGCGCGGCGATCGCCCGTCGACACCGCGACCTGACGCGTGCGCTGCTGGATGCGACCGACCACGAGACCGTCGAGACCACGACCTGCGAGACGCTCGTCGACGGGCCCGCCTACGCGTTCGCCTGGATCGATCGGCCGACGGTCGGCGATCGACCGCCGGCCGGACAGGATCGGCCCCGGAAGTGGCGCGTCTCGAGCGGTATCGACCCCGCCGACGTCGACCGACTGCATCCGGACGAGGGGAGCCAGCGACCGGCGACTGGCGAACAGCCTGCTGTTGACCCGCCAATGGAACCCGCGACGCTCGATCCGAACGCACCGGAGTCGGCGGAGGGGGCAGCCGGTGAACCGTCCCAGGTCGCAGGGGATGACGGAGCCGCAGCCACGGTGACGGTCGACACCGACGTCAGGGCAGACATCGACGGCACGGCGTTCGACGGGGCGATCGCTCGCGTCCCCCTCGCGTACGGCGACACCGTCTACGGAACGCTCGCGGTCGCGACCGAGCGCCCGGACGCGTTCGACGACGAAGAGCGGGCGTGGCTCGAGACGATCGGCCGGCTGGTCGGCTACGTCATCACCGCCGTTCGGCGCCGGAACCTGCTGCTATCCGACCGCGTCGTGGAGATCGAGATCGCCTGCCGGGACGACCGTTCGTTCTTCGTCGACGCCTCGAAGCAACTCGGCTGCCGGTTCGAACTCGACTCGCTCGTCCCCGTCTCGGAGTCGACGCACCTCTACTACCTGGATCTCGAGGGCGCGTCGCCCGCCGCGGTCTTCGAACTCGCCGAAGCGGATCCGGGGATCGCCGACTGGCGCTTGGTCGAGACTCGGCCGAACGGCGGTCGCCTCGAGTTCGTCGTCGAAGGATCGGCGCCGACGCTGACGCTCACCGAGTACGGCGTGACCGTCCGCGAGGCGGTCGTCGAGGACGGAACGGCGACGATCACCGGCGAGTGCGCGGCCGACGCCGACCTCCGGACGATCCTCGACGGGCTCCGCGCGACGTACCCGGACAGCGAACTCGTCGGCAAGCGCGAGGCCGAACGCACGGTCCAGACCGCCCGGCAGTTCCGCGAGGGACTCGAGGATCGACTGACCGACCGCCAGGAGGCGACCCTGCGGGCGGCGTACTTCGGCGGCTACTACGATTGGCCCCGCGAGAGCACGGCCGAGGAGATCGCCGACGCGATGGGCGTCTCCTCGCCGACGCTGCACAATCACCTCCGGAAGGCCCAGCACGAACTGCTGCGGACGTTCTTCGACGATCCGTCGGAGGGCCAGCGCCGAGAGGGCGACGAGGCGAGTGCGGAAGCCGGCGCCGAGTGA
- the acs gene encoding acetate--CoA ligase — translation MSQEEVSLEARLEEQEAFEPPESFVEQANVADPSIYEEFEENWPECWERAADLLSWEEEYDTVLEDGDAPFYEWFTGGELNASYNCLDRHVEDGAKNRAAIKWEGELGETRTYTYGELLNEVEAFAATLRDLGVEEDDVVTLYMPMIPELPVAMLACARIGAPHSVVFAGFSADALATRMNAADSEYLVTCDGYYRRGDALDHISKANEGLEGVEHEVSDVVVVDRLGDALSHSLGDNQHDYDELVEEHEGASVDPVSRDAEDMLFLMYTSGTTGEPKGVKHTTGGYLAYTAWTSHSVLDIKPEDTYWCSADIGWITGHSYIVYGPLALGTTTMMYEGTPDYPEKDRLWEIVEKNRVDVFYTAPTAIRAFMKWGSQYPEEHDLSSLRLLGTVGEPINPRAWKWYYKHIGDEECPIVDTWWQTETGGMMITTLPAINTMKPGSAGPPLPGISAKVVDAEGEEVSAGKAGYVTVDKPWPGMLRTLYKNDERFIEEYWDEYSDEEADEWVYFPEDGAKIDDDGYITILGRVDDVINVSGHRLGTMEIESAVVGVEGVAEAAVVGGDHDVKGEAVYVYAIPEDGYEGNDELGERVIEGVVDAIGPIARPEEVIFTPELPKTRSGKIMRRLLEDIASGNELGDTSTLRNPEVVDDIEEQVAGD, via the coding sequence ATGTCACAGGAGGAAGTCAGTCTCGAGGCGCGACTCGAGGAGCAAGAGGCGTTCGAGCCCCCCGAGTCGTTCGTCGAGCAGGCGAACGTCGCCGATCCGTCGATATACGAGGAGTTCGAGGAGAACTGGCCGGAGTGTTGGGAGCGCGCGGCCGACCTGCTGTCCTGGGAGGAGGAGTACGACACCGTCCTCGAGGACGGCGACGCGCCGTTCTACGAATGGTTCACCGGCGGGGAGTTGAACGCGTCGTACAACTGTCTCGATCGCCACGTAGAGGACGGCGCGAAGAACCGCGCGGCGATCAAGTGGGAGGGCGAACTGGGGGAGACTCGCACCTACACCTACGGCGAACTGCTGAACGAAGTCGAGGCGTTCGCCGCGACGCTGCGGGATCTCGGCGTCGAGGAGGACGACGTCGTCACCCTCTACATGCCGATGATCCCGGAGCTGCCGGTCGCGATGCTCGCCTGCGCTCGCATCGGCGCGCCCCACAGCGTCGTCTTCGCTGGCTTCTCCGCAGACGCACTCGCGACGCGGATGAACGCCGCGGACAGCGAGTATCTGGTCACCTGTGACGGCTACTACCGCCGCGGTGACGCCCTCGATCACATCTCGAAGGCCAACGAGGGCCTCGAGGGTGTCGAGCACGAGGTCTCCGACGTCGTGGTCGTCGACCGACTCGGCGACGCGCTCAGCCACTCGCTGGGCGACAACCAGCACGACTACGACGAACTCGTCGAAGAACACGAGGGCGCGTCGGTCGACCCCGTCTCTCGAGACGCCGAGGACATGCTGTTCCTCATGTACACCTCGGGGACGACGGGCGAACCGAAGGGTGTCAAGCACACGACCGGCGGCTACCTCGCGTATACGGCCTGGACCAGCCACTCGGTGCTGGACATCAAACCCGAGGACACCTACTGGTGTTCGGCGGACATCGGCTGGATTACCGGCCACTCCTACATCGTCTACGGCCCGCTCGCGCTGGGCACGACGACGATGATGTACGAGGGGACGCCGGATTACCCAGAGAAGGACCGCCTGTGGGAGATCGTCGAGAAGAACCGCGTCGACGTGTTCTACACGGCGCCGACGGCGATCCGCGCGTTCATGAAGTGGGGCTCGCAGTACCCCGAAGAACACGACCTCTCCTCGCTGCGGCTGCTGGGAACCGTGGGCGAGCCGATCAACCCGCGGGCGTGGAAGTGGTACTACAAGCACATCGGCGACGAGGAGTGTCCGATCGTCGACACCTGGTGGCAAACCGAGACCGGCGGCATGATGATCACGACGCTGCCGGCGATCAACACCATGAAACCCGGCTCCGCCGGACCGCCGCTGCCGGGTATCAGCGCCAAGGTCGTCGACGCCGAGGGCGAGGAGGTCAGCGCCGGGAAAGCCGGCTACGTCACGGTCGACAAACCGTGGCCCGGCATGCTCCGGACGCTTTACAAGAACGACGAGCGGTTCATAGAGGAGTACTGGGACGAGTACTCGGACGAGGAGGCCGACGAGTGGGTCTACTTCCCCGAGGACGGGGCGAAGATCGACGACGACGGCTACATCACCATCCTCGGCCGCGTCGACGACGTGATCAACGTCTCCGGCCACCGACTCGGCACCATGGAGATCGAGTCGGCGGTCGTCGGCGTCGAGGGCGTCGCCGAGGCCGCCGTCGTCGGCGGCGATCACGACGTCAAAGGCGAGGCGGTGTACGTCTACGCCATCCCCGAAGACGGCTACGAAGGCAACGACGAACTCGGGGAACGGGTCATCGAAGGCGTCGTCGACGCGATCGGGCCGATCGCCCGACCCGAAGAAGTGATTTTCACGCCCGAACTCCCCAAGACGCGCTCGGGCAAGATCATGCGTCGCCTCCTCGAGGACATCGCCAGCGGCAACGAACTCGGCGACACCTCGACGCTGCGCAACCCTGAGGTCGTCGACGACATCGAGGAACAGGTCGCCGGGGACTAA